TCAAATCGATTCCAGCCGACAATGTCGGGATTGTGCTCGACACCTGGAACTGGGTTGTCGCCGGAGGGAGCTTTACCGATCTCGACGGGCTCGCCAAGGAGCAGATCCTCGGCGTCTTGCTCGTCGATGGGCCGGCCGCTAAGCCCGCCGCTGAGTGGACCGCTGAAGAACGGCTCGTTCCGGGGGTGGGAGGACAGATCGATTTCGTCTCGCTGCTGTCGCAACTCGAGCAGATGGGATACGACGGTCCGGTGGCCTTGGCTCCCGACCATGCTCAGCTGAAAGGCCCGAAGCGGGAAGAAATTGTGGCCCGCGTGGCCAGCGTGATCGACGAACTGTTTGCGGCCGCTGGCGTGGCGGGCAATCCAGGCAAACGTGTCGCTCTCGGGGCCCGGTAACGGCCGATGGTTGTTTTGAACGTATTTTCGACTCCCCGAGCCCGCTGTTGACAGCGGCTCGTGGGAAAACGATCCTGCAAACTCTGGTTGTGTGGCGAAAGTTTGCCGCGTGACCAGAGTTTTTTGTTTTTGGGGATCCGATTTCGCTGCTTCAAGGCAGCATCGTGAGCTGCTGCTTTGTTTTGCTACGACCGTGGGCTCCGCATTACGCCACTCGATCTCGCGGTGGATATCTGCCGCCGACAGCCTCGCGGATTTATCTCGCACGCTCACAGCGATCATATGGCGGCGCATGAACTCGCGATCGGCACGCCACTTACCGCAGCCCTCTATCGCCGGCGCTACGGCGACAAGCTGGTCCGCGAACTTCCGTTCGAACAGCCGTGGCAGTGGGACGAGTTCTCGCTTAGCACCCATCCGGCCGGGCATATCGCGGGTTCCGCGATGCTGCATGTGGCAGCGTCCGATCAATCGCTCCTCTATACCGGCGATTTTCGGCTCCGCGAGTCGATGACAGCCGAGACCCCTCGCTGTCCCCACGCCGACATCCTGGTGATGGAATGCACGTTTGGTCAGCCGCACTATAAATTTCCACCGCGGGAACTGGCGAGCGAGCAGTTGATCGACATTGTTTCGCAAACGTTGCGTCGTCAGGAAGTTCCGGTCATTCATGCCTATGTGACCGGAAAAGCTCAAGAGGTGACGGCGATCTTGGCCCACGCCGGTTTGCCGGTGAAGGTCCATCCACTGGTGGCGGAAGTGAATGCGATCACCGCAGCGCACGGCATCAAGATTGGAAACTACGGAGTGGCGACTTCGCTGACCGAGGGCTTTGTCTATATTGCTCCGCCCCGTTCGCAAAAAGCGATGCCGCTGCTGGGGCCTGTGGCTAAGCGGACGATCGCGGTGACCGGCTGGGCGATCGATCCCACCTGGCGAACGCGCCAGCGCTATGACTACGCGGTGGTCCTGTCCGATCATGCCGATTATGACGAGCTGCTCGAATGTGTCGATCGTGTCGCGCCCCGGCAGGTCTATTGCACGCATGGCCCAATGTCGTTTGTGGCCGACCTGCGCGAGCGGGGGATCGATGCCCATCCGCTTAATCCGCGTGATCGAGTCCTCGCTACGTAACGCGTAAAGCTTGCCATTGGGGTGCACTGCCTACCAGCGACACATCCTTGCTGGGGGCCGCTTTATGCCCATCGTAGGGGCATCAACTAAGGCTCCTGTTGTGACGCTTCTGACAGCCGTACCGCGCGATCGTTTTGTGCCGGTTGTGCTATTCCATGAGTGCGTGCTGTACCGGATGTTCCGAGTCGGGATCTGCGAGACGATTCCAATGTGCCGCCTTTGCGTGCAATGACGCCGAAACCATGGACGATGTAACAGGCGTAGAAGGCGAGGGGTCACGGATTGACCCCGAAGGTTTCGCCCATCGGGTGAACGTTTCATTTCGCACACGGATGTCTCATGTCTCGCCGTGCTCTCTCAACGCTGATGTTTGGCATCACTGTAGCAGCTGTGATGATCATGACGCTGCGCACGGTGCACGTCGATCGTAACGGTCGTGCCAATGATGCTTCACGCTATCCTCGCCCAGGGAAACCTGTGCCGGAACCGAGCGCCGAAGATCGTGTGGCGATGCTCCCCCCGGCGATCTTCCTGCCAACTGCCGATGCACAGCCGCTGCCGAGCGAGTTTCAGCGACTCTCCCCCAGCGAGCCTTCGTCGCAGCTCACCACCTACGATCAGTTGGCGCAGTCCACCTCGGGCGTCAGCCTGCGATTGTCTGAGCGACCTTCCACGGGGACTGCTCCCGCGATTCGCGAACCGCTGCAAGTCGCCTCGGCTCCCGCAGGAGCTTCGAGCGGCAGTAGCGAACTCAGTCTCTCGGCGCCGGTGATCGAGAGACTCCCCCCCGTCGACGACTCGCAAAACCTCACGTCCGAATCTTCGAGCACATCCGAATCGAGCCCCGAGCGCGTGCCGAGTGCCGCAGCGGAGAGCATCACTTCGTTTCCACCTGTCACGAGCGAAGAACCACCGAGCAATGCACGCCGCTCGACCTACGGCGGGTCGGTTTCGATTCCCGAGGATGCGATTCCCGCGATGTCCGACGTCTCTCCTTGGGTCGGTGTGAGCAGCGATGTGGCAACTCCACCTGCTCCCGCGCCAGCGATGGAGATCGATACGACACCACTTCCGCGATCGATCGAGCCAGCACCGCCTACGCCTATGCTGCCGCCAATCAGTGGCGGCGAGCAATCGTGGCCCGCGACCGAGTCGCTTCCACCTCCAGCAGCCCCCGTGATGCCGCAGCAGCCCGCAATCTCTCAGGTAGCACCAGCAATTCCGCATCAAGCGTTCGAGCAGCCCGCGATGTCGCGCAGCACTCAGGCGGCGCTGGCTCCGGTGATGGAGCAAGCTCGCGCAATGCAAGCCAAAGCGTTTTCACTCGCGCAGCGCGGAGCCTGGTTTACGTCGCGCGCCGAAATAATCGAGTCGCTCCGTTTGATTGCCCAGTCGCTCGATGCCCTGGAAGGTACCGACGCACACACCTCGGCGCTCACCTCGGCGATTGTCGCCATCAAAGAGGCCGACGATTTCTCTCCCCGTGCTAGCCGCCTCGAAGGGGAAGTGAACGTCGTCGAACTGGCCAAGGGACATCGCACGCCGGTGCTGCATGGCGAAACACAACTCGTTCCCGCGATTTCGGCCATGCAGATGTACTACAACTTTGCTCAAAAGAAACTGATTGCTGCAGGTGGTGGCTATCCTGAGTCGGCCAGCGGCATGTACCTGCTGGGCCGACTGCATCAGGCATTCGCGTCGCAGTCGGGCGACAACACACGAATGCAGCTCCCCAAAGCGATGGTGTTTCACCAAGCTGCCGTGATGACGAATCCCAAGAATCACCTGGCGGCGAACGAACTCGGGGTGCTGATGGCCAAGTATGGTCAGCTTCCGCAGGCCCGCGATCTGCTGGTGCAAAGTGTAATGGCCAGGCCGCACGTTGCCGGATGGCAGAACCTCGCGGAGGTCCATCGCCGTCTGGGGCAGATCGATCTCGCGAAACGAGCTGAGTACGAAAAAGAAATTCTTGTTCGCAACCTGCAGCAGGCGCCTCTTCCGAGCGATTCGCCGGTGGCGTTTGTCAGTCCCGAAGTCTTTACCGCACAAAGTGGTCAAACAGCGCACGATGCACCTGCGGCGCGAACAGCCGCCGCTCCTGATGCCGCGATGCGGAGATAATAAAGCCATGACCATTCAAAACTGGTTTCGTCGTCGACTCGCTTGGGCTGCGCTCGGTTCACTCGCTGCTGGGGCAGCGATTGTGGCGAGCATGAGTTTCGTTCGCAGTTTGCCGCAAGTTGCCACTCTCCCCGCTGAAGTACGCGTGGTGGGTGGCGAGTCGCCACTAGTCGATGGCGCGTGGCTCTCGATCGATGCGCGCGATGCAGGCGAAGTGAAGCTCTGTCAGTTCAGCGGCAGCATGCCTTGCGGTGATGGCTGCGAAGTTCGCATCGACGGGGTCGACTGCCGCATGGGAAATGGCTGCGGCGAACCGGGCTGGGATCAGTGGAACAAGATTCCGTGGCAAGCGTTCGGAGCAGGGGAGTATGTGGGACCTGCACGAACCGCTGCCATTCCCGAGTATCGTCTCCGCACCGACGATCAAATCGAATTCATCTACCGCCTGACGCGCGAAGCAACCGCCGCCGAGTATCAACTCGAAGTGGGCGACTCGATCAAAGTCGAATCGCTCATCGATCCCGCGCTCGATCGTGATGTGGTGATTCAGCCCGACGGCACGATCACGCTCCGTTTGCTCGGACAGATTCGTGTCGCTGGTAAAACGATCAACGCCGTGCAGATG
This window of the Pirellula staleyi DSM 6068 genome carries:
- a CDS encoding MBL fold metallo-hydrolase RNA specificity domain-containing protein; this encodes MFCYDRGLRITPLDLAVDICRRQPRGFISHAHSDHMAAHELAIGTPLTAALYRRRYGDKLVRELPFEQPWQWDEFSLSTHPAGHIAGSAMLHVAASDQSLLYTGDFRLRESMTAETPRCPHADILVMECTFGQPHYKFPPRELASEQLIDIVSQTLRRQEVPVIHAYVTGKAQEVTAILAHAGLPVKVHPLVAEVNAITAAHGIKIGNYGVATSLTEGFVYIAPPRSQKAMPLLGPVAKRTIAVTGWAIDPTWRTRQRYDYAVVLSDHADYDELLECVDRVAPRQVYCTHGPMSFVADLRERGIDAHPLNPRDRVLAT